One Vigna unguiculata cultivar IT97K-499-35 chromosome 7, ASM411807v1, whole genome shotgun sequence genomic region harbors:
- the LOC114192568 gene encoding G-type lectin S-receptor-like serine/threonine-protein kinase SD3-1 yields the protein MLGQGNCLLRSPFLLCIVIGFLMHYSVVGTEIPLGSKLSVFDNDYWVSSNGDFAIGFFNISDQPNQFSVGIRFNSKSIPYSRQTVVWVAGGDVTVGNKSYFELTQEGELVLFDSLYGTSVWTTKTGNRSVASASLLDNGNLVVMDKEQHIIWQSFETPSDTLLPGQSLFADKRLRAASAIKNSKSSYYSLHMNASGRLELHWESDVIYWTSENPSSASNLSAFLTTSGALELRDRSLKPVWSAFGEDHSDSVNYRYLRLDVDGNLRLYSWVESLGLWRSVWQAVENQCKVFATCGELGVCMFNASGAAECKCPVKVNGGSKCLVPFERDCSSGTNMIEYKNTYLYAFYPPHNSVITSNLEHCRQLCLNDSQCTAATFSNDRTPLCSIKKTGYVTGYSDPSVSSISFIKRCSAPFAVNPSLTKSPPSEPPPPLCVPCLMGAATGTFFIIVILQLGVFFFIYRRKNSTRQKATLHLTTTNSKGLIVLSFSEIKSLTGDFKNQIGTKVYKGLLPNNHPIALKDLNATLEERKFRSAVMKMGSIHHKNLVKLEGYCCEFDYRFLVYEYCKKGSLDRYIDDPALCKMLTWRKRVEICSSVAKAICYLHSGCREFISHGNLKCENVMLDENLVAKVSEFGFAIADGKATYCGFSAEKDVEDFGKVVLTLLTGCRDHEHVELCGWAYKEWMEERVVNVVDRRMEGGYNSEELERVLRIAFWCLQMDERRRPSMGEVVRVLDGTLSVDPPPPPFAFQRPLQVDDSEENVSEFEV from the coding sequence ATGCTTGGACAAGGGAATTGCCTCCTTAGATCACCATTCTTGCTATGTATAGTCATTGGATTCTTGATGCATTATTCTGTGGTGGGAACTGAGATTCCCTTGGGTTCTAAACTTTCTGTGTTTGACAATGATTATTGGGTTTCCTCCAATGGTGATTTTGCGATTGGATTCTTCAACATTTCAGATCAACCTAACCAGTTTAGTGTTGGTATTAGATTCAATTCCAAGTCTATACCATATAGTCGACAAACTGTGGTTTGGGTTGCTGGGGGTGATGTCACAGTGGGTAACAAGTCCTACTTTGAACTCACTCAAGAAGGGGAACTGGTCCTGTTTGATTCCTTGTATGGAACTTCTGTTTGGACCACCAAAACGGGTAACCGATCCGTTGCATCAGCTTCACTCCTTGACAATGGAAATCTTGTTGTAATGGACAAAGAGCAACACATCATTTGGCAAAGTTTTGAGACTCCATCTGATACTCTTCTCCCAGGACAAAGTTTATTCGCTGATAAAAGGCTTCGTGCAGCATCTGCAATCAAGAATAGCAAGTCCAGTTACTATAGTCTTCACATGAATGCATCTGGGCGTTTGGAGCTGCATTGGGAAAGTGATGTTATCTACTGGACAAGTGAAAACCCTTCTTCTGCTTCGAATCTCAGTGCTTTCCTTACAACCAGTGGAGCTCTAGAACTTCGAGACCGAAGCTTGAAACCTGTTTGGTCTGCATTTGGAGAGGATCACAGTGATTCTGTGAATTACAGATATCTTCGGCTGGATGTGGATGGAAATCTTCGCTTATATTCGTGGGTTGAAAGTTTGGGATTGTGGAGATCGGTGTGGCAAGCTGTTGAGAATCAGTGCAAGGTCTTTGCAACTTGTGGTGAACTTGGTGTCTGTATGTTCAATGCCTCAGGTGCTGCTGAATGCAAATGCCCGGTTAAGGTAAATGGGGGTAGCAAATGTTTGGTTCCATTTGAACGAGATTGTTCATCTGGAACCAATATGATAGAATACAAGAACACATATTTATATGCATTCTACCCTCCTCATAATTCTGTTATCACAAGTAATTTGGAGCATTGTCGACAGCTGTGTCTGAATGATTCACAGTGTACAGCTGCAACTTTTTCCAATGACAGAACTCCGCTATGCTCAATAAAGAAAACTGGGTATGTCACTGGTTATTCAGATCCATCTGTGAGCTCAATATCATTTATCAAGAGATGTTCAGCTCCATTTGCTGTAAATCCAAGTCTCACAAAATCTCCTCCTTCGGAACCACCTCCTCCTCTCTGTGTTCCTTGCCTAATGGGGGCTGCCACAGGCACATTTTTCATCATTGTTATTCTCCAGTTGGgagttttcttcttcatctacaGAAGAAAAAACTCTACAAGGCAAAAGGCCACTTTACATTTAACAACCACAAACTCAAAGGGTTTAATTGTGTTGTCCTTCTCAGAAATCAAGAGCCTCACAGGGGATTTCAAGAATCAAATTGGCACAAAGGTGTACAAGGGTTTGCTACCAAACAACCACCCGATTGCACTGAAAGACCTGAACGCAACCTTGGAAGAAAGAAAGTTCCGAAGTGCTGTAATGAAGATGGGTAGCATCCACCACAAGAACCTTGTGAAGCTGGAGGGTTATTGTTGTGAGTTTGATTACAGGTTTTTGGTGTATGAATATTGCAAAAAGGGTTCACTGGACAGGTACATAGACGATCCTGCACTATGCAagatgctaacatggagaaagaGAGTTGAGATATGCTCAAGTGTGGCAAAAGCCATATGTTATTTGCACTCGGGGTGCAGGGAGTTCATCAGCCATGGAAATTTGAAATGTGAAAACGTTATGTTGGATGAAAACTTGGTGGCCAAGGTGAGTGAATTTGGATTTGCTATTGCAGATGGGAAGGCAACATATTGTGGCTTTTCAGCTGAGAAGGATGTAGAGGATTTTGGCAAGGTAGTTTTAACATTGTTAACCGGGTGTCGTGATCATGAACATGTTGAACTTTGTGGGTGGGCTTATAAAGAATGGATGGAAGAGAGGGTGGTGAATGTGGTTGATAGAAGAATGGAAGGAGGTTACAATTCAGAGGAACTGGAGCGTGTGTTGAGAATTGCATTTTGGTGCCTTCAAATGGATGAACGTAGAAGACCTTCCATGGGGGAGGTAGTAAGAGTTCTTGATGGAACATTGAGTGTTGatcctccaccacctccttttGCCTTTCAGAGGCCTTTGCAGGTAGATGATTCAGAAGAAAATGTTTCAGAGTTTGAAGTGTAG